One stretch of Methanobacterium aggregans DNA includes these proteins:
- a CDS encoding 3H domain-containing protein, whose amino-acid sequence MMLYALTAVSGLVVYGIIGSIYIMGLNPINALYFTVITIATVGYGDISPVTPLQRLFVVTLVLGGVGILAYAFTLTITVVTMAVEEITSGAKQRRMIAGTKDHFVLCGYGRVGNAVHKELKKRNRNVIIIEKDKKIVEKELWNDPEVLAIPGDATDETVMIDAGLKRARGVIITTGEDVDNLFITLTAREIHPEIWIVTRASKKENIRRLYRSGADKVISPETSGAEDIYFAAMEPTIMKITTMHGVRDIKRESEIILKHGCTLENIEYHLPEFKEPLARKIGISEISELNRFLESLERENTRKKSLEKIYESVSGIHSHWISGPTKESLEAVANELKREGLLLGVNLDEEEIKEAARKHGRLVEVIFKPEMKITETHDVRDIREEAEIILKHKCTLEDIEYYLPGFHEPLKRKVGLSKIEEMNRFLKKLEMDSNRMESLERLYTLSGGGIHSHTISGPDTTSLAEVEKELKKKGFLLGVNLSQKEIIRKIKEYGRVNEILLRHKPSETDDKKIIIDLGGRILDSKHYLPGLRQVVSRKLYIKDKEDLKRCEEEYKKPDARRSLETLSHISRNVHSHTVSARDVEASKKIAKALAKTGMLLGVDLPEEKIWEIVESEEIEKFCIE is encoded by the coding sequence ATGATGCTTTATGCTTTAACTGCAGTTAGTGGACTTGTGGTTTATGGGATTATTGGCTCAATTTACATCATGGGTTTGAACCCAATCAACGCTCTTTATTTTACAGTTATAACCATAGCAACAGTAGGTTATGGTGATATCAGCCCTGTAACACCACTTCAAAGACTTTTTGTGGTTACACTCGTTCTTGGAGGGGTTGGTATACTTGCATATGCATTTACATTAACAATAACGGTGGTTACAATGGCAGTTGAAGAAATAACATCTGGAGCTAAGCAGAGGAGAATGATCGCTGGGACAAAGGACCATTTCGTGCTCTGCGGTTATGGAAGGGTGGGCAATGCCGTCCATAAAGAGCTTAAAAAAAGGAATAGAAACGTTATAATCATTGAAAAGGATAAAAAGATCGTTGAAAAGGAACTGTGGAATGATCCAGAAGTTCTGGCTATTCCTGGAGATGCCACTGACGAAACAGTTATGATAGATGCTGGACTCAAAAGGGCAAGGGGAGTTATAATAACCACTGGAGAAGATGTGGACAACCTTTTCATAACCTTAACTGCACGTGAAATACATCCTGAAATATGGATAGTGACTAGGGCCAGTAAAAAAGAAAATATCCGAAGACTTTACCGTTCTGGGGCAGATAAAGTCATATCTCCTGAAACAAGCGGTGCAGAGGACATATATTTTGCTGCAATGGAACCAACCATCATGAAGATCACAACCATGCACGGAGTCAGGGATATAAAACGAGAATCTGAGATCATACTGAAACATGGCTGCACCCTTGAAAACATAGAGTACCACCTGCCAGAGTTCAAGGAACCACTGGCAAGAAAGATCGGAATATCGGAAATCAGCGAACTTAACAGATTTTTAGAGAGTTTAGAACGTGAAAATACCCGTAAAAAATCTCTGGAAAAGATATATGAATCTGTGAGCGGAATACACTCCCACTGGATATCAGGACCAACAAAGGAAAGCCTTGAAGCAGTTGCAAATGAACTTAAAAGGGAGGGACTTCTGCTTGGAGTGAACCTTGATGAAGAAGAGATAAAGGAAGCAGCCAGGAAGCATGGCAGACTGGTTGAGGTTATTTTCAAACCAGAGATGAAAATAACAGAAACCCATGATGTCAGGGATATAAGGGAAGAAGCTGAAATCATCCTGAAACACAAATGCACCCTTGAGGATATAGAATATTATCTTCCTGGTTTTCATGAACCACTGAAGAGGAAAGTGGGTTTGTCCAAGATCGAAGAGATGAACAGGTTTCTGAAAAAACTGGAAATGGACTCAAACAGAATGGAATCACTTGAAAGGCTTTACACCCTTTCTGGAGGCGGGATACATTCCCACACCATCTCAGGTCCTGACACCACCAGTCTTGCTGAGGTAGAAAAAGAATTGAAGAAAAAAGGGTTCCTATTAGGGGTTAACCTTAGCCAAAAGGAGATAATCAGGAAGATCAAAGAATACGGGCGCGTTAATGAGATCCTTCTAAGGCACAAACCCAGTGAAACCGATGACAAAAAGATCATAATAGATCTGGGCGGCAGGATACTGGATTCAAAACACTACCTCCCTGGATTGAGACAGGTGGTTTCAAGAAAACTCTACATCAAAGATAAAGAAGACCTTAAGAGGTGTGAGGAAGAATACAAGAAACCTGATGCCAGAAGATCCCTTGAAACTCTTTCCCACATCTCAAGAAATGTTCACAGCCACACAGTATCCGCAAGGGATGTCGAGGCTAGCAAAAAAATAGCTAAAGCCCTTGCTAAAACAGGAATGCTCCTCGGAGTTGACCTGCCTGAAGAGAAGATCTGGGAAATTGTGGAGAGCGAAGAGATTGAAAAGTTCTGCATAGAATGA
- a CDS encoding UPF0104 family protein, translating to MKYKTLALFLVGIGILAVMVLFIGPGEVESAIALANPWYVALAIIVQLVIYGLWTLRWDITIKSLNIFAKKRHILPMLMVGLAINNLTPSGRGGGEPVRAYILGKYSKSPMENAFATVVADRGLDTFPFVVLAIFSITYSVFYLKLSELTISALIISLILLLAVFFIIIYMCIDEGAGKKITMWLVRVIKRFSRKEHSNIENKALKALSNFQDSIKSMIKNRNVLMYGLPLSFVIWLFEIMRVYLVFSAFGVQVSPGVIAVVFVIATLIGMIPLLPGGLGAVDGIMILMYSIAGIPPSVSAAATLVERLISFWMTSVIGMLLLPYFGTGVMDKVSEEI from the coding sequence ATGAAGTATAAAACTCTTGCACTATTTTTAGTTGGAATTGGAATACTTGCCGTGATGGTATTATTTATAGGGCCGGGAGAAGTTGAAAGTGCAATTGCACTTGCAAATCCATGGTATGTGGCCCTTGCAATCATTGTACAACTGGTAATATATGGTCTTTGGACCTTAAGATGGGATATAACCATTAAATCCCTTAACATATTTGCTAAAAAAAGGCATATATTACCAATGCTCATGGTGGGCCTTGCAATAAACAACCTAACCCCAAGCGGAAGGGGGGGTGGAGAACCAGTAAGGGCATACATACTTGGTAAATATTCCAAATCACCAATGGAAAACGCTTTTGCAACTGTGGTGGCTGATAGGGGTCTTGACACGTTTCCATTTGTGGTGCTTGCAATTTTCTCAATAACCTACTCGGTATTTTACCTGAAACTATCTGAACTGACAATTTCAGCACTTATAATCTCTCTCATACTGCTCCTTGCAGTATTTTTCATCATCATCTACATGTGCATAGATGAAGGTGCTGGAAAAAAGATAACCATGTGGCTTGTGAGGGTTATAAAAAGGTTCTCCAGAAAAGAGCACAGCAACATTGAAAATAAAGCTTTAAAGGCATTGTCCAACTTTCAGGACAGCATCAAGTCCATGATAAAAAACAGAAACGTTCTGATGTACGGCCTGCCGCTCTCCTTTGTTATATGGCTCTTTGAGATAATGAGGGTTTACCTGGTCTTTTCAGCCTTTGGTGTTCAGGTTTCTCCAGGAGTTATAGCGGTTGTTTTTGTAATAGCAACGTTGATTGGAATGATACCTCTTTTACCTGGAGGTTTAGGGGCTGTTGATGGCATAATGATATTGATGTATTCCATTGCAGGTATACCTCCTTCTGTGAGTGCAGCTGCAACCCTAGTTGAGAGGCTCATATCCTTCTGGATGACCTCAGTTATAGGGATGCTGTTACTACCATACTTTGGAACAGGGGTTATGGACAAGGTTTCTGAGGAAATATGA
- a CDS encoding metallophosphoesterase, whose product MMGIMADTHDNLDAIRDAVQLFNREKVELVIHAGDLIAPFTAREFQKLNAKFVAVFGNNDGEREGLRTAYRDLCILKDFREVSVSSRKFAVIHGMEEAIVNSLAKSGLYDVVVRGHSHKPEIINGETLVVNPGEVCGYVSGDRTVVIMDPDTLSHELIYL is encoded by the coding sequence ATGATGGGTATAATGGCAGACACCCATGATAATCTTGATGCAATTAGAGATGCGGTTCAATTATTCAACAGGGAGAAAGTTGAACTGGTTATCCATGCTGGTGATTTAATAGCCCCCTTTACAGCCAGAGAATTCCAGAAACTAAACGCAAAATTTGTTGCAGTTTTTGGAAACAACGATGGTGAGAGGGAAGGCCTGAGAACTGCCTACAGGGATCTGTGCATCCTCAAAGATTTCAGGGAAGTTTCAGTTTCCAGTAGAAAATTTGCAGTTATCCATGGAATGGAAGAAGCAATTGTGAATTCCCTGGCTAAAAGTGGATTGTACGATGTTGTTGTAAGGGGACACAGCCATAAACCTGAGATAATAAATGGTGAAACACTGGTTGTTAATCCTGGAGAAGTTTGTGGCTATGTTTCAGGTGATAGAACCGTTGTAATCATGGATCCAGATACTCTGAGCCATGAACTCATTTATCTTTAA
- a CDS encoding NAD(P)H-hydrate dehydratase, with amino-acid sequence MTPKNMMVIDANAEAMGIPKLSLMENAGKCLAEVISKISEPCKTVIFAGNGGNGGDGFVAARYLLNKGFEVNVILLSHPSRIKSQEARANLEVLQKITRGLRPLKIQVIEDSSNLKKLDSGVMVDAILGTGVRGKLREPVSTAVDVINASNGIKIAVDVPTGLDPLTGEVHHKSVVPDITVTFHRAKKGLKNASIEHVGNVHVCDIGIPPEVEIFTGPGDMLRIQKRSENSHKGQNGRVLIIGGSADYSGAPALAASASMRSGVDIAVLASPKAVSDVIRSYSPDVIVRTLSNTPVTDFVTPENVDEILKLSENADSMVIGCGIGRADETGDALNELVQKVQNPVVIDADALKLIDIDTILKSVQNGTEIVLTPHKAEFKSFFGSDVPQSLEDRMNMVLGVSKNSGAVVVLKGAVDVISNGNKVRLNATGNPGMTVGGTGDVLAGLIGGLMAQGHDAFESAYLGAYINGRAGDLAQEGYGFSFTASQVADFIPEVLNQKK; translated from the coding sequence ATGACTCCAAAGAACATGATGGTTATTGATGCCAATGCAGAGGCTATGGGAATACCTAAACTTTCACTAATGGAAAATGCAGGCAAATGCCTTGCAGAGGTAATATCTAAAATCTCAGAGCCATGTAAAACTGTTATATTTGCAGGTAACGGTGGAAACGGTGGTGATGGATTTGTGGCTGCACGCTACCTTTTAAACAAGGGATTTGAAGTTAATGTGATACTTTTAAGCCATCCTTCAAGGATAAAATCCCAAGAGGCACGTGCAAACCTGGAAGTTCTCCAGAAGATCACCAGGGGGTTGCGTCCTCTGAAGATTCAGGTGATTGAAGATTCTTCAAACCTTAAAAAGCTTGATTCTGGTGTTATGGTGGACGCCATCCTTGGAACCGGTGTCAGGGGAAAGCTCAGAGAACCTGTTTCCACTGCAGTGGATGTTATAAATGCTTCAAATGGCATTAAAATTGCTGTTGATGTTCCAACCGGCCTTGACCCCTTGACTGGTGAGGTTCATCACAAATCAGTTGTTCCAGACATCACAGTAACCTTCCACAGGGCCAAGAAAGGCCTTAAAAATGCAAGTATTGAACATGTTGGTAATGTCCATGTATGTGACATTGGAATACCTCCTGAAGTAGAGATATTCACAGGCCCCGGGGACATGCTGAGAATTCAAAAAAGGTCAGAAAACTCTCATAAGGGACAGAACGGACGAGTCCTTATTATTGGTGGTAGTGCAGATTATTCTGGTGCTCCTGCACTTGCAGCGTCTGCTTCAATGAGATCAGGTGTGGACATAGCAGTTTTAGCCTCTCCAAAAGCAGTATCTGATGTAATAAGATCCTACTCTCCAGATGTAATCGTTAGAACTCTTTCAAACACACCAGTAACGGATTTTGTAACTCCTGAAAATGTTGATGAAATCCTGAAGCTTTCAGAAAATGCAGATTCCATGGTAATTGGGTGTGGAATAGGAAGGGCAGATGAAACAGGAGATGCACTAAACGAACTCGTCCAGAAGGTTCAAAACCCCGTGGTTATTGATGCAGATGCCCTTAAACTCATTGATATTGATACCATTCTAAAATCGGTGCAGAATGGTACCGAAATTGTTCTAACACCTCATAAGGCAGAATTTAAATCATTTTTTGGATCGGATGTGCCTCAAAGCCTCGAAGACAGGATGAACATGGTTTTAGGGGTTTCAAAAAATTCAGGAGCAGTTGTTGTCCTCAAGGGTGCCGTTGATGTCATCTCAAATGGTAATAAAGTAAGGTTGAATGCAACAGGTAATCCTGGAATGACTGTTGGAGGTACGGGAGATGTTCTTGCAGGACTCATTGGGGGATTGATGGCACAGGGCCATGATGCCTTTGAATCAGCGTACCTGGGGGCCTACATAAATGGAAGGGCTGGAGACCTGGCACAGGAGGGCTATGGGTTCAGCTTCACTGCAAGTCAGGTAGCAGATTTCATACCTGAAGTTCTGAATCAGAAAAAATAG
- a CDS encoding metal-dependent hydrolase — protein sequence MPSYKKHVLFSIIMALPFFPDVFYLSLAVLGASMLDMDHDVNRKNLTIMALIGMVIALALYILNLPFLIGLILVVLAMVFYVSKHRGFMHSILGICLISGFMAVFVMGSRLVLQDFTVPLKLALIFISLVLAFIILNRKLLPVFAVLVSLGIFLTPNYLLNSMNICYVFSAVLLGCLSHVILDMSTPAGVRILSPISSRKYRKKAAFGLFSLWVVVVFIFFVNGGWGSVLQVL from the coding sequence ATGCCATCCTACAAAAAACACGTTTTATTTTCAATAATAATGGCTTTGCCATTTTTCCCAGATGTCTTCTACCTCTCACTGGCAGTTCTGGGAGCCTCAATGTTGGACATGGACCACGACGTTAACAGGAAGAACCTGACAATAATGGCTCTGATTGGAATGGTGATAGCTTTGGCACTTTACATACTAAATCTACCCTTTTTAATAGGGTTGATACTCGTGGTTCTGGCAATGGTTTTTTACGTGTCCAAACACAGGGGATTCATGCACTCAATTCTTGGAATATGTTTGATATCAGGTTTCATGGCTGTATTCGTCATGGGGTCCCGGCTGGTGCTTCAGGATTTCACAGTGCCCTTGAAACTAGCCCTGATATTTATATCTCTGGTACTGGCCTTTATCATACTTAACAGGAAGCTCCTGCCTGTTTTTGCAGTTCTGGTATCTCTTGGAATATTCCTGACTCCAAATTACCTTCTGAACTCCATGAATATCTGCTACGTGTTTTCAGCAGTTCTTCTGGGCTGCCTTAGTCACGTGATCCTTGACATGTCCACACCTGCAGGTGTTAGGATTCTGTCTCCAATTTCCTCCAGGAAGTACAGGAAAAAAGCTGCATTTGGACTTTTTAGTCTGTGGGTTGTGGTGGTTTTCATATTTTTTGTGAATGGAGGTTGGGGAAGTGTTTTACAGGTTCTTTAG
- a CDS encoding DUF308 domain-containing protein, with protein MIIIAFPLAGFVAVSVLVGFAVLILAIWFLIAGLMEMDSSKTVGILNVILGFITLILAFAMIFNPAIISFLTGILLYLAGILMIIAGVIALLGGMEQKYRVWGGVLGIVLGIIYIILGT; from the coding sequence TTGATAATCATTGCATTCCCACTTGCAGGTTTTGTAGCCGTAAGTGTGCTTGTAGGATTTGCAGTTCTCATACTTGCAATATGGTTCTTAATTGCAGGATTAATGGAAATGGATTCCAGTAAAACAGTTGGAATCCTGAACGTGATACTTGGATTTATAACACTGATATTGGCATTTGCAATGATCTTCAACCCTGCAATAATCAGCTTCTTAACGGGAATACTTCTCTACCTTGCAGGTATCCTTATGATAATTGCAGGTGTGATAGCGCTGCTTGGCGGAATGGAACAAAAATACAGAGTTTGGGGTGGAGTTTTAGGGATAGTGCTGGGTATAATTTACATAATACTTGGAACCTAA
- a CDS encoding argininosuccinate synthase, with translation MEKVVLAFSGGLDTSVCVKLLEEKYDMEVITACVDVGQPEDEIERPGMVANKIGSFKHYTIDAKDEFASEFIFKAVKANAMYEGYPLSTALARPLIAMKIVELAEKEGATAIAHGCTGKGNDQFRFESTIRSGSVCDIIAPVRDLNLTRTEEMEYAKSHGIPTPSDKLYSIDENLWGRSIEGDILEDPMVETPEEAFSWTRSSEDAPDEAQIIEMEFEEGVPVAIDGDKMAPVQLIRECNRIAGIHAIGRVDIVEDRIIGLKSRENYETPGAVLIITAHKALEQITLTREELKFAETISQTYAELVYNGLWHEPLREDLDAIVDKMQRRVSGKVRVKLHKGGMRILGREAPFSLYSQDAVSFEDKELDQREMAGMVKNYGLQAACYQKVCKKD, from the coding sequence ATGGAGAAAGTTGTTCTGGCATTCAGTGGTGGATTGGACACCTCTGTATGCGTTAAATTACTCGAAGAAAAGTACGACATGGAAGTTATCACAGCCTGCGTTGATGTAGGCCAGCCTGAAGATGAAATAGAAAGACCTGGAATGGTTGCAAACAAAATCGGCTCATTTAAACATTACACAATCGATGCAAAGGATGAATTTGCAAGTGAATTCATATTCAAAGCAGTTAAAGCCAATGCAATGTACGAGGGTTACCCCCTGAGCACTGCACTTGCAAGACCACTTATAGCCATGAAAATAGTGGAACTGGCAGAAAAAGAGGGAGCCACCGCCATAGCACATGGATGTACAGGTAAAGGAAACGACCAGTTCAGGTTCGAATCAACCATAAGATCCGGTTCTGTATGTGACATAATAGCCCCTGTAAGGGATTTAAACCTCACAAGAACCGAGGAAATGGAGTACGCAAAATCCCATGGAATACCCACGCCATCTGACAAGCTCTACAGTATCGATGAGAATCTTTGGGGCAGATCCATAGAGGGAGACATCCTTGAAGACCCTATGGTTGAAACACCAGAGGAAGCTTTCAGCTGGACCCGTTCAAGTGAAGATGCACCAGACGAAGCCCAGATCATTGAAATGGAATTTGAAGAGGGAGTTCCAGTGGCCATCGATGGTGATAAAATGGCACCTGTCCAACTCATCAGGGAGTGCAACCGCATTGCAGGTATCCACGCAATTGGAAGGGTTGACATAGTGGAGGACAGGATAATTGGACTTAAATCCAGGGAAAACTACGAAACACCTGGAGCCGTGCTGATAATCACAGCCCACAAGGCCCTGGAACAGATCACCCTCACAAGGGAAGAATTGAAGTTTGCTGAAACCATCTCACAGACCTATGCAGAACTTGTGTACAATGGTCTGTGGCATGAACCGCTACGCGAAGATCTGGATGCAATTGTTGATAAAATGCAGAGACGTGTGTCCGGTAAAGTCAGGGTAAAACTCCACAAGGGCGGAATGAGGATCCTTGGAAGGGAAGCTCCTTTCAGTCTTTACAGCCAGGATGCAGTGTCCTTCGAGGACAAAGAACTCGACCAGCGTGAAATGGCAGGTATGGTTAAAAATTATGGATTACAGGCAGCATGCTACCAGAAAGTCTGCAAAAAAGATTGA
- the fhcD gene encoding formylmethanofuran--tetrahydromethanopterin N-formyltransferase: protein MEINGVEIEDNFAEAFGIQTSRILITAATKKLAKVAAVEATGYGTSVIGCPAEAGIDCYVPPQETPDGRPGYIIMICNMDKKKLDHELLERIGMCILTAATTAVFDAMEEPDEKFKTGHKLKFYGDGYEKILDIQGRKIHSIPLMSGDFLVESELGVKAGVAGGNLFILAENQPAGLLAADAAVDAIKAVPGAITPFPGGIVASGSKVGSNKYKFLNASTNEKMCVTLKGDVEGCDIPENVDGVYEIVIDGVDEEAVKAAMKAGIEAATKVNGVIQISAGNFGGNLGKYQIKLQDLF from the coding sequence ATGGAAATAAACGGCGTGGAAATAGAAGATAACTTTGCAGAAGCATTCGGCATACAGACATCCAGAATTCTTATAACTGCAGCAACCAAAAAACTGGCAAAAGTAGCAGCTGTGGAAGCTACAGGCTACGGAACATCCGTTATCGGATGTCCGGCAGAGGCAGGAATAGACTGTTACGTACCTCCACAGGAAACACCTGACGGAAGGCCAGGCTACATCATCATGATCTGCAACATGGACAAGAAAAAACTTGACCATGAGCTCCTTGAACGTATTGGAATGTGCATACTCACAGCAGCAACAACAGCTGTTTTCGATGCAATGGAAGAACCCGATGAAAAATTCAAAACAGGTCACAAACTCAAATTCTACGGTGACGGGTACGAAAAAATATTAGACATCCAGGGAAGAAAAATCCACTCAATCCCACTCATGTCAGGAGACTTCTTAGTTGAGTCAGAACTCGGAGTAAAAGCAGGAGTTGCAGGTGGAAACCTTTTCATACTTGCTGAAAACCAGCCTGCAGGACTTTTAGCTGCAGATGCAGCAGTAGATGCTATTAAAGCAGTACCTGGTGCTATAACTCCATTTCCGGGTGGAATAGTTGCTTCAGGTTCCAAAGTAGGTTCAAACAAGTACAAGTTCCTCAATGCATCCACCAACGAAAAAATGTGCGTAACACTCAAGGGTGATGTTGAAGGATGCGATATCCCAGAAAACGTTGACGGAGTTTACGAGATAGTTATAGACGGTGTGGATGAAGAAGCAGTCAAAGCAGCAATGAAAGCAGGTATAGAAGCAGCAACCAAAGTAAATGGTGTTATACAGATCAGTGCCGGTAACTTCGGTGGAAACCTCGGTAAATACCAGATAAAGCTTCAAGACCTTTTCTAA
- a CDS encoding succinylglutamate desuccinylase/aspartoacylase family protein gives MKSKAEMIILSPKTGGNVTCNEPLRENIPSGSISSMLIRAAKHGTPLIKVGEGGPRVMLTAGIHGNEIPPQLAALRLADELENMEIHGTVYLIPFAVPHSTMKNSRRFKGFDMNRSASKGGSASNDILKAVEKFEIDSVADFHATKLRSNPGVESVFCSRNPCTESCGIAEHITRETRSKIILHERAGTLYSGALEDECNLMGRPAVTCEVVSENCQVNVGSPERSYLQMLSYLRYFEII, from the coding sequence ATGAAATCTAAAGCTGAAATGATCATACTCTCCCCCAAAACAGGGGGCAACGTAACTTGCAACGAACCTCTACGTGAAAACATCCCCTCAGGATCCATAAGTTCTATGCTGATCCGTGCCGCAAAACACGGAACACCCCTTATAAAGGTTGGTGAAGGTGGACCCAGGGTCATGCTCACGGCAGGGATTCATGGAAATGAAATTCCCCCACAACTGGCGGCTCTCAGACTTGCAGACGAACTGGAAAACATGGAGATCCATGGAACAGTTTACCTCATACCCTTTGCAGTACCCCACTCAACCATGAAAAATTCCAGGAGGTTCAAGGGATTCGACATGAACCGTTCAGCATCCAAGGGGGGTTCAGCTTCAAACGACATATTAAAAGCAGTTGAAAAGTTTGAAATAGATTCTGTTGCTGATTTCCATGCCACCAAACTCCGGAGCAATCCTGGAGTGGAGAGTGTTTTCTGCTCAAGAAATCCATGCACTGAAAGCTGTGGTATAGCTGAACACATAACCCGTGAAACAAGATCCAAGATCATTCTCCATGAACGTGCAGGAACCCTCTACAGTGGAGCTCTTGAGGATGAGTGCAACCTCATGGGCAGGCCTGCTGTGACATGTGAAGTTGTATCAGAGAACTGCCAGGTTAATGTGGGAAGCCCTGAAAGGTCATACCTGCAGATGCTGTCCTACTTGAGGTACTTTGAAATCATCTGA
- a CDS encoding monovalent cation/H+ antiporter subunit E, which yields MFLVRIYYGIAYFVVLIFEILKAELDVAVRTVNGKVEPTVVEIPTVLKRPVSQAILANSITLTPGTLSIDLDSENQVLKVATIYPRTVEEVIPFEPYIKGMLE from the coding sequence ATGTTCTTAGTTAGAATATATTATGGAATCGCTTATTTCGTTGTTCTCATCTTTGAAATATTAAAAGCAGAGCTTGACGTTGCTGTAAGGACTGTTAACGGTAAGGTGGAGCCCACCGTTGTTGAAATTCCAACAGTGCTCAAGAGGCCGGTTTCCCAGGCAATCCTTGCAAACAGCATAACCTTAACTCCGGGAACACTTTCTATTGACTTGGACTCTGAAAATCAGGTGTTGAAAGTTGCAACAATATATCCAAGGACAGTTGAAGAGGTAATTCCATTTGAACCATACATAAAAGGGATGTTAGAATGA
- a CDS encoding pro-sigmaK processing inhibitor BofA family protein, which produces MEIVLVLVVILGLIILFKVGGVLLRILLNMILGFLLLFIVDLIPSVDIPINILTVLVAGFGGIFGVIFLLILSFIGII; this is translated from the coding sequence ATGGAAATTGTACTGGTTCTCGTTGTGATTTTAGGACTGATAATTCTTTTCAAAGTGGGTGGTGTTCTGTTGAGGATACTTCTGAACATGATCCTGGGATTCCTACTTCTTTTCATCGTTGATCTCATTCCATCAGTTGATATTCCAATCAACATACTCACAGTACTGGTTGCAGGTTTTGGAGGAATTTTTGGAGTTATATTCCTCCTGATACTGAGTTTCATTGGAATTATTTAG
- a CDS encoding monovalent cation/H(+) antiporter subunit G: protein MEDLITLIQAAVLILMAVMVLLATVGLLRFKDNIKHVTYARIHILGVTDTACIIALLALNEPLLAVAYFILAPFAAHAIANGHYYGEEEK from the coding sequence GTGGAAGACCTGATAACCTTGATACAGGCAGCAGTACTCATACTGATGGCAGTAATGGTGCTCCTGGCAACAGTAGGACTTTTAAGATTCAAAGATAACATTAAGCATGTTACCTACGCTAGAATACACATACTGGGCGTTACAGATACGGCATGCATAATAGCGCTTCTTGCACTTAATGAACCACTTCTTGCTGTGGCTTACTTCATTCTCGCACCATTTGCAGCCCATGCAATAGCCAACGGCCATTACTATGGGGAGGAAGAAAAATGA
- a CDS encoding monovalent cation/H+ antiporter complex subunit F — translation MNILILSEYILMGALAIYAVATIRITTRKSIAMGLVGVLGLSIAVITILILIQHIYGLGFCKDIATALVFLGPIGTIAFARVLRGD, via the coding sequence ATGAACATACTCATCTTATCAGAATACATCCTCATGGGGGCTCTGGCAATATACGCAGTGGCCACCATAAGGATCACAACCAGAAAAAGCATAGCAATGGGTCTTGTAGGAGTTTTAGGTCTGAGCATAGCAGTTATAACCATTCTTATCTTGATCCAGCACATCTACGGACTGGGCTTCTGTAAGGACATAGCAACAGCCCTGGTTTTCCTGGGACCAATTGGAACCATAGCATTCGCAAGAGTTTTGAGGGGTGATTAA